From the genome of Gammaproteobacteria bacterium:
TTTTTACGACATAAGGTTCATTTGCTATCACGGTTGCACAATTTCCACACGGCTGCCAGGCATCTGCATTTCCAATTTGGACGTAGCGATATGTTCCACTCTCCCATGGGTAGACCAAGCCGCCTGCTCCAACTGCAATCGCCCCCAATTCACCTGCATTTCGTCACGAACCGCCTGCAAGGCTCGCAACTCAACAAACGCTTTGCGACTTTGGTGTTTGGAGTTCACCACACTCATTGCACTGCTGGTAACGGCAAAAACCAAAACAGCCATACTTAACCATTTAAAATTCATGCCTGCCTCCTGCATATTGCCAGTCCCGTGGCGATTCACAGCTTTTCCGCAACACGTAATACGGAACTGCGAGCCCTGGGGTTTTCATCAATTTCCTGCGCATCGGGGACGATGGCTTTGCCCACCACTTTCAATACCGGTTGCAATTGGTCGGCGGTCACAGGAAGATCCGCGGGAAACCGATCTCCTCGTGATTGTTCCCGCATAAACCGCTTCACAATCCGGTCTTCCAGAGAGTGGAAACTGATCACCAAGACACGACCACCGGGCGCCAGCACATCCACTACCTGAGACAAACACGTTTGCAAATCTTCCAGTTCCTTGTTAATAAAGATGCGAATAGCCTGAAAACACCGGGTTGCTGGATCTTTGCCGGCTTGCCAGGCTGGATGCGCATCTGCAATAACAGCAGCCAGATGTCCCGT
Proteins encoded in this window:
- the ftsL gene encoding cell division protein FtsL, with amino-acid sequence MNFKWLSMAVLVFAVTSSAMSVVNSKHQSRKAFVELRALQAVRDEMQVNWGRLQLEQAAWSTHGRVEHIATSKLEMQMPGSRVEIVQP